Part of the Cloacibacterium caeni genome is shown below.
CTTTTTACTTTTTTACTGGCTTTTTTAGCTTCAGCGAAACCTATTCATCCTTATCACGTAGGTTCGGTGGAAATAAATTATAATGCTAAAACCAAAACTTTTGAGATTTCTGCCAAATTTTTCTTAGACGATTTAGAAAATAGTCTTAATGCCAAGTATAATAAAACGTTACACTTCGGCGAAGAAAAAAGTAAAGCAGGATTAGGCCAAGCTCTAGAAAATTATTTTGCAGAATATTTTAAATTGAAATCAAATAATAAATTTCTAAAAATCAATTATTTAGGTTTTGAAGAAGATAAAGAATCTGTTAATATCTATCTAGAATCTGAAGCGACAGAAATGCCTAAGAAAGTAGAAACCGCAGTGAGTTTATTGTACAGTTTTTTTGATGATCAAATGAACATAGTGCACATTATTGTAAATGGCGAACGAAAAAGTTCTAAACTAAACTATCCGGATCGATATCTGTATCAGATTTTTTAAAATTATCATTCAGAGAGATACAGAACTGATGTAAATCTGGGAAAAATTCTTCGTAGCAAGAGCGCAAAAACTCTTTGTGATGCTGAAAAAATCCATATACAGGAATAGAGTTGTCTAGATATTTTGCTTTGTTCAATACATTATTAATGCTGTATTCCATTCCCCAATCAAAACGATAATTGTAGAGCCAATTGTCTTTTTCCATTCTAGGAAGCACTTTTCTGAAATTTTCAGGTAAAATGGCTTCGTGTTTATTGAGAACTTGATAAACATGAGCGGTAAAATCACGCCACTCTTTGGCAGATTTTACATTTTTATCATTGGCTAAAAAATAATCAAAAACCACATCTACAAAAGCACCAGAATACAACCTTACAATCGGTTGGAAAACGGTTTTGGCTTCTAAAACTTTTGGGTGAACATCCGTAAAAGCATCAATAGCTCTATGCAACGTAATTCCTTGCTGAATCCCTTCTGATAAATGATCTCGCTTTTTATTTTTAATAAAATCACCAATCAAATTCCCCACGATTTGCTCGTCGGTAAAAGAAAGGTAAGTATGTGCAAGGAAATTCATTTAATCTAAAAATTTAAAAACGAAAATCTAATTATTCGCCCTTTTTTCAAATTTAATGAAAATTATTGAGTTGAAAAAACGAAAAAATAATGCTCAAAATAGCAAAATAAATTTTTGAATTCTTTAAAAAAGTTTTTCGTGGAACTCTTCTATTTTACTTACTTCTTCTATTCTAATCCCGAATTTTCTTTTAGGAATTTTGTTGAGGTTGGATACAAAAATCTTTTCGTAGCCCAATTTTTCTGCTTCCGAAATTCTTTGCTCAATTTGAGGAATCGGTCTAATTTCTCCACTCAAACCTATTTCACCTGCAAAACAATATTTCTCCGAAATGGCTAAATCTTCGTTGCTGCTTAGAACTGCTGCGATTACCGCCAAATCAAGGGCGGGATCGTCTGTTTTTATTCCACCTGTAATATTCAGGAAAACGTCTTTTACGCCCAACATAAAACCAGCGCGTTTTTCTAAAACAGCAAGAAGCATGTTCAATCTTTTGCTATCAAAACCAGTACAACTGCGTTGCGGAGTTCCGTAAACTGCAGTAGAAACCAAAGCTTGAATTTCTAAAAGCATGGGCCTGTTTCCTTCCAAAGTAACGGCAACTGCATTCCCAGAAAGTTCTTCAAATTTTTTGGTGATTAAGATTTCCGAAGGATTTTTAATTTCTTTTAAAC
Proteins encoded:
- a CDS encoding DUF6702 family protein, which produces MKKFFLLFTFLLAFLASAKPIHPYHVGSVEINYNAKTKTFEISAKFFLDDLENSLNAKYNKTLHFGEEKSKAGLGQALENYFAEYFKLKSNNKFLKINYLGFEEDKESVNIYLESEATEMPKKVETAVSLLYSFFDDQMNIVHIIVNGERKSSKLNYPDRYLYQIF
- a CDS encoding acyl carrier protein phosphodiesterase, with the translated sequence MNFLAHTYLSFTDEQIVGNLIGDFIKNKKRDHLSEGIQQGITLHRAIDAFTDVHPKVLEAKTVFQPIVRLYSGAFVDVVFDYFLANDKNVKSAKEWRDFTAHVYQVLNKHEAILPENFRKVLPRMEKDNWLYNYRFDWGMEYSINNVLNKAKYLDNSIPVYGFFQHHKEFLRSCYEEFFPDLHQFCISLNDNFKKSDTDIDPDSLV